In Leptospiraceae bacterium, a genomic segment contains:
- a CDS encoding arylesterase has translation MKKESKPRLIFFGDSLTAGYKLPSEAFSFPSLIYAKLKKEGYSYEYVNAGLSGDTTSGGLERLDWVISEGVDVFVLELGANDSMRGIPIPLIKKNLTAIIQKVRDKNPKVKILLVPMRTFPNLGPRYTQDFYKLYVEISKKENVPLSPFLLEKVAGIPSLNQSDGIHPTVKGHELLAETLYPSVQKLLAK, from the coding sequence ATGAAAAAAGAATCCAAACCCAGATTAATTTTTTTTGGAGATAGCCTGACGGCCGGTTATAAATTACCTTCCGAGGCATTTTCATTTCCATCTTTAATTTATGCAAAGCTGAAAAAGGAAGGTTATTCCTATGAGTATGTCAACGCAGGCCTGAGTGGAGATACAACTTCAGGCGGACTGGAAAGATTGGACTGGGTGATTTCCGAAGGAGTAGATGTGTTTGTCCTGGAGCTCGGAGCGAATGATTCTATGAGAGGAATTCCGATTCCGCTTATTAAAAAGAATCTGACTGCCATTATACAAAAAGTTCGGGACAAAAATCCAAAAGTAAAAATTCTATTGGTTCCCATGAGAACGTTTCCAAATTTAGGACCGAGATACACACAGGATTTCTATAAACTTTATGTAGAAATCTCCAAAAAAGAAAATGTTCCACTAAGTCCCTTTTTACTAGAAAAGGTAGCCGGAATTCCTTCCTTGAATCAGAGCGATGGAATACATCCTACAGTAAAAGGACATGAGTTGTTAGCAGAAACATTGTACCCTTCTGTTCAGAAATTGTTAGCAAAATAA
- a CDS encoding HEAT repeat domain-containing protein has product MKEVFILIFIFISFCGPPKPLSRSSTSIASTANLTEEEITKKLHSPIWTERSGILVEIQRIEGRKFIPEIRKLLDTDPEAAVRGTAALVLSHFQDETSCIRIARMLEEDKVVSPEILLDALSKFSEPKVVKYILPFMEDDSNTRRLLAMKALIRNQATFEKNSILKMANQNTDPQKAKTYAMLIGNLKIKEGESYLIKLANNSSPSPTLAAAYLALGRIQSQKAIPILVNALKANFPKGIENAELALIKIASPKVNRLVLPLLNNEQEELKIIASNILAEIPDVITAEVVLSRLQKKESKLIPYLTFILGKYKYTKARTRIEEFLLDTTLPGREKIAQSLGWMGESQSVPTLLKVLKEEEGEGRYGAVWALGILEAKEALEPLKNAVESSDRKLSLLAIQALSSLRLEDSLNVLEKKTKEKESAYFAYSAIANIPGQKALDILHEGAKKSDSSMRRAAFQAMEQRKDGQSIPFLISQLEKEGESQNRSLIIAALNHITGEKIYQVQDWKIWWERKGK; this is encoded by the coding sequence ATGAAAGAAGTTTTCATTTTGATTTTTATTTTCATTTCGTTTTGTGGTCCGCCAAAACCTTTAAGTCGAAGCTCAACTTCAATAGCTAGCACTGCAAACCTAACAGAAGAAGAAATCACAAAAAAATTACACTCTCCTATCTGGACTGAGCGTTCGGGAATTCTCGTTGAAATACAGAGAATAGAAGGAAGGAAATTTATTCCGGAAATTCGTAAATTGCTGGATACAGATCCTGAAGCAGCAGTCCGGGGAACCGCTGCTTTGGTTCTTTCTCATTTTCAGGATGAAACATCCTGTATCAGAATTGCTCGCATGTTAGAAGAAGATAAAGTAGTTTCTCCTGAAATTCTCCTGGATGCATTATCCAAATTTTCAGAACCAAAGGTAGTAAAGTATATACTTCCCTTTATGGAAGATGATTCAAATACACGCAGATTGCTTGCAATGAAAGCTTTGATCCGAAACCAAGCTACATTTGAAAAAAACAGTATCCTGAAAATGGCGAACCAAAATACAGATCCCCAAAAAGCAAAAACCTACGCCATGTTGATAGGAAATTTAAAAATAAAAGAGGGTGAATCTTATTTAATCAAACTTGCTAATAACAGTTCTCCCTCTCCCACTCTGGCAGCAGCTTATCTGGCTCTGGGTAGAATTCAGAGTCAAAAAGCAATTCCAATCTTAGTAAATGCTTTAAAAGCTAATTTTCCAAAGGGAATAGAAAACGCCGAGCTTGCTTTAATTAAAATAGCTTCTCCCAAAGTGAATCGTCTTGTATTACCTTTATTAAATAATGAACAGGAAGAATTAAAAATTATAGCCAGTAATATTTTGGCGGAAATTCCGGATGTAATAACAGCAGAAGTTGTTTTGTCTCGTTTACAAAAAAAAGAATCGAAATTGATTCCTTACTTAACGTTTATCCTGGGAAAATATAAGTATACAAAAGCGAGAACCAGGATTGAAGAATTTCTATTGGATACAACTTTACCGGGTAGGGAGAAAATTGCCCAATCTCTGGGTTGGATGGGAGAAAGTCAGAGTGTTCCAACTTTGTTAAAGGTATTAAAAGAGGAAGAGGGAGAGGGACGATATGGAGCTGTCTGGGCCCTTGGAATACTGGAAGCCAAAGAAGCCCTGGAGCCCTTAAAAAATGCGGTTGAAAGTTCGGACAGGAAATTATCCCTTCTGGCTATACAGGCTCTATCCTCTCTTCGATTAGAGGATTCTCTAAATGTTTTAGAAAAAAAAACAAAAGAGAAAGAATCCGCTTATTTTGCCTATTCGGCGATCGCCAACATTCCGGGACAGAAGGCCCTGGATATTCTACATGAGGGAGCAAAAAAATCAGACTCTTCTATGAGGCGAGCTGCTTTTCAAGCTATGGAGCAAAGAAAAGATGGTCAAAGTATTCCTTTTCTTATCTCTCAACTGGAAAAGGAAGGAGAAAGTCAAAATCGCTCTCTTATTATCGCTGCTTTAAACCATATAACCGGCGAAAAAATATATCAGGTTCAAGATTGGAAAATTTGGTGGGAGAGAAAAGGGAAATAA
- the clpX gene encoding ATP-dependent Clp protease ATP-binding subunit ClpX yields the protein MNKEKLHCSFCGKEQDQVKRLVAGPGVYICDECISLCNEIISEEPNQGLDKPALLGEVPKPRDINKILDQYIIGQERAKKAMAVAVYNHYKRIHYNSNKNDIELDKSNILLIGPTGSGKTLMAQTLAKILKVPFAIVDATALTEAGYVGEDVENIILKLIQNADNDVKRAELGIIYIDEIDKISRKTDSASITRDVSGEGVQQALLKIIEGTVANVPPQGGRKHPHQEYIAVDTKNILFICGGAFVDLDKIIKARIGVKNIGFDNRNSEISKDIPDSETLQHVIPEDLLKYGLIPEFVGRLPIIATLQEADIESLKRIFTEPKNSLMKQYMQMFEMENVTLKFTDDAIEEVAKQAIKRESGARGLRAIIEDIMLDIMFQIPSRSDVMEVVVTRETVANKEEPLFILKPDEKIA from the coding sequence ATGAATAAAGAAAAACTACATTGCTCTTTTTGCGGTAAAGAACAGGATCAGGTGAAAAGGCTGGTTGCAGGACCGGGTGTTTACATCTGTGATGAGTGCATCAGTCTTTGCAATGAAATCATTTCGGAAGAGCCGAATCAGGGTCTGGATAAACCCGCTCTTTTGGGTGAAGTTCCGAAACCGAGGGATATAAATAAAATCTTAGATCAATACATTATAGGTCAGGAAAGAGCCAAAAAGGCAATGGCAGTTGCAGTCTATAATCACTATAAAAGAATTCATTATAATTCTAATAAAAATGATATTGAATTAGACAAATCCAATATTCTACTTATCGGACCCACCGGTAGTGGAAAAACTCTCATGGCTCAGACTCTCGCCAAAATCCTAAAAGTTCCTTTCGCTATTGTAGATGCTACAGCTTTGACGGAAGCTGGCTATGTAGGGGAAGATGTAGAGAATATCATTCTGAAACTTATTCAGAATGCTGATAATGATGTAAAAAGAGCAGAGCTTGGAATTATCTATATTGATGAAATTGATAAAATTTCTAGAAAAACAGATAGTGCCTCTATTACAAGAGATGTAAGCGGTGAAGGGGTACAACAGGCCCTGTTAAAAATTATTGAAGGAACTGTTGCAAATGTTCCTCCCCAGGGAGGGCGTAAACATCCTCATCAAGAATACATTGCTGTTGATACAAAAAATATTCTATTTATTTGCGGAGGGGCTTTTGTAGATCTGGATAAGATTATCAAAGCTCGTATCGGAGTAAAGAATATTGGCTTTGATAACCGAAATTCTGAAATTTCAAAAGATATTCCGGACTCAGAAACCCTACAACATGTAATTCCTGAGGATTTGCTGAAATACGGTTTGATTCCTGAATTTGTGGGAAGACTTCCTATTATTGCTACGTTACAGGAAGCAGATATTGAATCTTTAAAAAGGATTTTTACAGAACCTAAAAACTCTCTTATGAAGCAGTATATGCAGATGTTTGAGATGGAGAATGTAACTTTAAAGTTCACAGATGATGCCATTGAAGAAGTCGCCAAACAGGCAATAAAAAGAGAGTCGGGAGCCAGGGGTTTGCGGGCTATTATTGAAGACATCATGCTTGATATTATGTTCCAGATACCTTCTCGCTCAGATGTAATGGAAGTAGTGGTGACAAGAGAAACCGTAGCGAATAAAGAAGAACCCCTTTTCATTCTTAAGCCTGACGAAAAAATAGCCTGA
- a CDS encoding tetratricopeptide repeat protein: MKFYIRFFAFLLFSTILFAEDKEIFLPFPKDSTESYAQEKSQNNTEENSSAENKISKGDSSSSGEIKNSSGLKRLSGEGTEESELPNLKDIKRKAKGKKKNNDESLPPFERAKYYINRSRLKTGGTELDESISKQGVFADKAKLDKIRLLALDRKKSEAESLITGLDASREDLKFQAYFELGNGLENSGSFKEEKDEAIPYYLKIITEAPEGSELIPRTLWTIASLHYKMAEYRQSLDYLSRIILHHPNTEYIDDAVYLSALIYERGDQTVKDHEKARKYYNIFLNSQSNPYFKKSIYLKEVKQRKGKF; encoded by the coding sequence ATGAAATTTTATATCCGTTTTTTTGCTTTCTTACTTTTCTCGACGATTTTATTTGCGGAAGATAAAGAAATTTTTTTACCTTTTCCAAAGGATTCTACGGAATCTTATGCACAGGAAAAAAGTCAGAACAATACGGAAGAGAATAGTTCTGCTGAGAATAAAATTTCGAAAGGAGACTCCTCTTCTTCCGGTGAAATTAAAAACTCATCTGGTTTGAAGCGTTTATCCGGTGAGGGAACAGAAGAGTCAGAACTACCTAATTTAAAGGATATTAAAAGAAAGGCAAAAGGCAAAAAGAAAAACAACGATGAATCTCTTCCTCCTTTTGAAAGGGCAAAGTATTATATCAATCGTTCCAGGCTAAAAACCGGTGGAACAGAATTAGATGAATCTATCAGTAAACAGGGAGTATTTGCAGATAAAGCGAAATTGGATAAGATAAGACTACTGGCCCTGGATAGAAAAAAATCCGAAGCTGAATCGCTTATCACAGGTCTGGATGCCTCCCGGGAAGATTTGAAATTTCAGGCGTATTTTGAACTGGGAAATGGATTAGAAAACTCGGGTTCCTTTAAAGAAGAAAAGGATGAAGCAATTCCTTACTATTTAAAAATTATTACAGAAGCTCCGGAGGGTTCTGAACTAATTCCGAGGACTTTATGGACTATTGCCTCTTTGCATTATAAAATGGCTGAATACCGACAATCCCTGGATTATTTATCCCGTATTATTTTACACCATCCGAATACAGAGTATATAGATGATGCTGTATATCTCAGTGCCCTTATTTACGAGCGAGGAGATCAGACTGTCAAGGACCATGAAAAAGCCAGAAAATACTATAATATTTTTTTAAACAGTCAATCAAATCCCTATTTTAAAAAAAGTATCTATTTAAAGGAAGTTAAACAGAGAAAAGGGAAATTCTAA
- a CDS encoding ATP-binding protein, with translation MERLIQYKMRVWKDSDRRKPLIIRGARQVGKTYTIKEFGKKYFQHTVVIDFEKERNIRTIFENSLEPQKIIQSLELITKKPIIPGKSLLFFDEIQACPDAIIALRYFYEEMKELHVIAAGSLLEFSISEISFPVGRIQFLNMYPLNFQEFLLATGNDKAATLISNVSMDINEWEHDILLRELRTYFFIGGMPESVKAFRETASILESHEIHKELLQSFREDFSKYAPQSDKQCIEDVFYNSAKNIGNQIKYTNLSDSFSSPTVKKALETLIKAKLITKVPSIHSLEPPLNSQINHKKFKIILLDIGLWQQLGGILPAHEILETNLSNLYRGALAEQFVGQELLVGFNELRYWYKDKKSSNAEVDYILEKENQAIPIEVKSGSAGSLKSLHQLFELNPETPYSIVFSSRLPGLIAEKKIIFLPLYFAGAIQNAQFSLKPK, from the coding sequence ATGGAAAGATTAATTCAATATAAGATGAGAGTATGGAAGGATTCTGACAGGCGCAAACCCCTTATTATTCGAGGAGCCAGACAGGTTGGTAAAACATATACAATAAAAGAGTTTGGCAAAAAATATTTTCAGCATACGGTTGTGATTGATTTTGAAAAAGAAAGGAATATAAGGACAATCTTTGAAAACTCCCTGGAACCCCAAAAAATCATTCAATCTTTGGAGCTTATTACAAAAAAGCCTATTATACCGGGAAAAAGCCTTTTATTCTTTGATGAGATCCAGGCCTGTCCCGATGCAATTATAGCTCTCAGATATTTTTATGAAGAAATGAAAGAGCTGCATGTTATTGCAGCAGGTTCTTTATTAGAATTTTCAATATCAGAAATTTCATTCCCTGTTGGAAGGATTCAATTTCTGAATATGTATCCTTTAAATTTTCAGGAATTTTTATTGGCTACCGGAAACGATAAAGCAGCCACTCTTATTTCAAATGTATCGATGGATATAAATGAATGGGAACATGATATTCTTTTAAGAGAACTACGTACCTATTTTTTTATTGGCGGAATGCCGGAAAGTGTGAAAGCTTTCCGGGAAACAGCCAGTATCCTCGAATCTCATGAAATCCATAAAGAATTACTTCAATCATTCCGGGAAGATTTTTCTAAATATGCACCTCAGTCTGACAAACAGTGCATAGAAGATGTTTTTTATAACTCAGCCAAAAATATTGGTAATCAGATTAAATATACGAACCTTTCTGATTCTTTTTCCTCACCTACTGTTAAAAAAGCTCTCGAAACCCTTATAAAAGCAAAGTTAATTACAAAAGTCCCTTCCATACACAGCCTGGAACCTCCCTTGAATTCCCAAATCAACCATAAAAAATTTAAGATAATCCTACTGGATATCGGTTTATGGCAACAATTAGGAGGAATACTACCTGCCCATGAAATTTTGGAAACTAACCTATCGAATTTATACAGGGGAGCTCTGGCAGAGCAATTTGTCGGACAGGAGCTCCTTGTCGGATTTAATGAATTACGATATTGGTATAAAGATAAAAAAAGCAGTAATGCAGAAGTAGATTATATTTTAGAAAAAGAGAATCAAGCGATTCCTATTGAAGTAAAAAGTGGAAGTGCCGGTTCTTTGAAAAGCTTACATCAACTTTTTGAATTAAACCCGGAAACTCCCTACTCTATAGTTTTTTCATCTCGACTTCCGGGCTTAATAGCAGAAAAAAAAATAATTTTTCTTCCTCTCTACTTTGCCGGTGCGATTCAGAACGCTCAGTTTTCGCTTAAGCCTAAATAA
- a CDS encoding chemotaxis protein CheX — protein MEIRAEFVNPFIEAASLVFRQTLEIELIRGKLRIKDTPAPNYEVAIVIGVIGAYKGEVVYSMNLDCAYKMARKLMPGLDDEAVKDEYKDIIGEIGNMTTGNAINIFSSSGQMVDITTPNIIEKDDPSIRFSNTTTLSLNLYSKMGQIEVNIAIL, from the coding sequence ATGGAAATTAGAGCAGAGTTCGTAAACCCTTTCATTGAAGCGGCCTCTTTGGTGTTCAGGCAGACACTTGAGATTGAACTAATCCGTGGCAAACTTAGAATAAAAGATACACCGGCTCCCAATTATGAGGTCGCGATTGTTATAGGAGTAATAGGGGCCTATAAAGGAGAGGTTGTTTACAGCATGAATCTGGATTGTGCTTATAAAATGGCAAGAAAGCTCATGCCCGGACTTGATGACGAAGCCGTAAAGGATGAATATAAGGATATTATTGGGGAAATCGGAAACATGACAACCGGTAACGCAATTAATATCTTTAGCTCCAGCGGTCAAATGGTAGACATTACAACTCCGAATATCATCGAAAAAGATGATCCTTCTATTCGCTTCAGTAATACAACCACACTATCTTTAAACCTCTATTCGAAAATGGGACAGATAGAAGTAAATATAGCTATATTATAA
- the tig gene encoding trigger factor yields MEYTVTKNNNASVDLNFTFTPDEIEAAFQKAYQQAQKTANIKGFRKGKAPLDMVKRILGESVSEDAINILLSDTMKDLYPKLEHTPYSHPRFEVEKFKRNETLVAKANYETAPVAEIGEYRNIPLETYEIKVSDEEVDKEIQQIQSMLVKLQLKEESEVSAGTDMLEVDIITYPKGEDNKKEQFPKSNIRYFIGKPDNPPGMDVNFLGLRVGEEKHFEYTYPEDYANRQFAGKTFQYEINVQAISSATYPEINDELAIEWDGTQTLNELKAKIASNVQSYYANYFREKYTAIILDKIIENSHFEIPRSLILTEANNIFQDHLHRNNLPQMNLAEFAEKTGDDKEKILENLEKAASRRIKNFLCLNSISNKENISVSDEEVLEYFGKLQGEIENPGQRQSEPGNEEKARISENLQFKKIFDFLIDNSDKKLVKEISVAEANQILSSKE; encoded by the coding sequence ATGGAATACACAGTAACCAAGAACAATAACGCCTCGGTAGATCTAAATTTTACCTTCACCCCTGATGAAATTGAAGCCGCTTTTCAAAAAGCCTATCAGCAAGCACAGAAAACTGCTAATATAAAGGGTTTTCGAAAGGGCAAAGCGCCACTTGATATGGTAAAGCGGATTTTGGGAGAATCTGTATCGGAAGATGCTATTAATATTCTTTTGTCCGATACAATGAAAGATTTATATCCGAAATTAGAGCATACTCCTTATTCACATCCAAGGTTTGAAGTTGAAAAGTTCAAGAGGAATGAAACCTTAGTAGCTAAGGCGAATTATGAAACTGCACCTGTTGCTGAAATTGGCGAATACAGGAATATACCTCTCGAAACTTACGAAATTAAAGTAAGTGACGAAGAAGTGGATAAAGAAATCCAGCAGATTCAGTCAATGCTCGTGAAACTTCAACTAAAAGAAGAGTCCGAAGTATCAGCCGGAACCGATATGCTGGAAGTAGATATTATAACTTATCCAAAAGGTGAAGATAATAAGAAGGAACAATTTCCAAAAAGTAATATTCGCTATTTCATCGGAAAACCTGATAACCCTCCCGGTATGGATGTAAACTTCCTTGGTTTAAGAGTTGGAGAAGAGAAGCATTTCGAGTATACATACCCGGAAGATTATGCGAACCGACAATTTGCAGGAAAAACATTTCAGTATGAAATAAATGTACAGGCCATTAGCTCGGCTACCTATCCGGAGATTAACGATGAATTAGCTATCGAATGGGATGGAACGCAGACCCTGAATGAGCTCAAAGCAAAAATAGCTTCTAATGTTCAAAGCTATTATGCTAATTATTTCCGGGAAAAATATACTGCTATCATTTTAGATAAAATAATAGAAAATTCTCACTTTGAGATCCCCCGTTCTTTGATTCTTACGGAAGCCAATAATATCTTCCAGGATCATTTGCATAGGAATAACCTTCCTCAAATGAACCTCGCTGAGTTTGCCGAGAAAACCGGTGATGATAAGGAGAAGATACTCGAAAATCTCGAAAAAGCAGCCAGCAGAAGAATTAAGAATTTTCTTTGTTTAAACTCCATTTCTAACAAGGAAAATATTTCTGTATCTGATGAGGAAGTTCTTGAGTATTTTGGAAAGCTTCAGGGCGAAATTGAGAATCCGGGCCAAAGACAGTCGGAACCCGGAAACGAAGAAAAAGCCAGAATTTCCGAAAACCTTCAATTTAAAAAAATATTTGATTTTCTAATCGATAATTCAGATAAGAAACTGGTTAAAGAAATTTCTGTAGCAGAAGCCAACCAGATACTATCATCGAAAGAATAA
- a CDS encoding ATP-dependent Clp protease proteolytic subunit produces the protein MSLMPYVIEQTSRGERQYDIFSRLLKDRIIFIGHRIDDNYANLVTAQLLFLEADNPERDIYLYINSPGGYISSGLAIYDTIQYIKPEVRTLCIGEATSMASLLLAGGSKGKRSALPNARIMLHQPYGMATGQASDIEIAANEITREKRNMIEIYSRHTGKPSETIEKDIERAFYMTAEEAKAYGLIDNVIKDRKNTSEEKKDNA, from the coding sequence ATGAGTTTAATGCCATACGTTATCGAGCAAACCAGCAGGGGAGAAAGGCAATATGATATTTTTTCGAGGCTTTTAAAAGATCGAATTATTTTTATCGGCCATCGAATTGATGATAATTATGCCAATTTAGTAACCGCTCAACTTCTCTTTCTGGAAGCAGATAATCCGGAAAGAGATATATATCTCTACATAAACTCACCGGGTGGCTACATTTCTTCCGGTCTGGCTATCTATGATACCATACAATATATAAAACCGGAAGTAAGAACTCTATGTATTGGAGAAGCAACTTCTATGGCCTCTCTACTTCTGGCCGGAGGTTCCAAAGGAAAGCGTTCAGCTTTACCTAATGCCAGGATTATGTTACACCAACCTTACGGTATGGCAACAGGTCAGGCCAGTGATATTGAAATTGCTGCTAATGAAATTACCCGTGAAAAGAGAAACATGATCGAAATCTACAGTCGTCATACAGGAAAACCATCAGAGACTATAGAGAAAGATATTGAAAGGGCCTTTTATATGACAGCAGAAGAAGCAAAAGCCTACGGACTTATTGATAATGTTATAAAAGACAGAAAGAATACTTCTGAAGAAAAGAAAGACAACGCCTGA